From one Brevundimonas sp. PAMC22021 genomic stretch:
- a CDS encoding F0F1 ATP synthase subunit C: protein MEPEAAKFIGAGLATLGMIGSALGVGNIFGQFLAGALRNPSAAASQVGNLFVGAALAEALGILAFVLGILIWLG, encoded by the coding sequence ATGGAACCTGAAGCCGCGAAGTTCATCGGCGCCGGCCTCGCCACCCTCGGCATGATCGGCTCGGCCCTCGGCGTGGGCAACATCTTCGGCCAATTCCTGGCCGGCGCCCTGCGCAACCCGTCGGCGGCCGCTTCGCAAGTCGGCAACCTGTTCGTGGGCGCGGCTCTGGCTGAAGCCCTGGGCATCCTGGCCTTCGTGCTCGGCATCCTGATCTGGCTCGGCTGA
- the gcvH gene encoding glycine cleavage system protein GcvH, whose amino-acid sequence MKFTKEHEWVRLDGEVATVGISKHAADALGDVVFVEVPETGKTLSAKDSFAVVESVKAASDVYAPVSGEVVEANDALSTAPETVNADPEGEGWFARIKVSDASQLDALMDQAAYDDYLKTL is encoded by the coding sequence ATGAAGTTCACCAAGGAACACGAGTGGGTCCGCCTCGACGGCGAGGTCGCCACCGTCGGCATTTCCAAGCACGCCGCCGATGCTCTGGGCGACGTGGTGTTCGTCGAAGTGCCCGAGACCGGCAAGACCCTATCGGCGAAGGACAGCTTCGCCGTGGTCGAGAGCGTCAAGGCGGCGTCCGACGTCTACGCCCCCGTGTCCGGCGAAGTGGTCGAGGCCAACGACGCCCTCTCGACCGCGCCCGAGACCGTCAACGCCGATCCGGAAGGCGAAGGCTGGTTCGCCCGCATCAAGGTGTCGGACGCCTCGCAGCTGGACGCCCTGATGGATCAGGCGGCCTACGACGATTACCTGAAGACGCTCTGA
- a CDS encoding DUF6789 family protein yields MMSRVKKGLVAGVAGTVAVSLLELPNIFLNWFDPTPAVIAHVIGMDGNMAVGWALHLAIGVLLLGPAFGYLCPRLPTDTPETKGIAFAVGAFVLMMLVVFMFGDQSTFTSGTGFGAVAWMLITNVVFGIVMGNVYGRLIQRDRQRARAMSGMAAAH; encoded by the coding sequence ATGATGTCACGCGTAAAAAAGGGTCTTGTGGCGGGTGTGGCCGGGACAGTGGCGGTGTCCCTGCTGGAGTTGCCCAACATCTTCCTGAACTGGTTTGACCCAACGCCTGCGGTCATCGCCCATGTCATCGGCATGGACGGCAACATGGCGGTGGGTTGGGCCCTGCACCTGGCCATCGGCGTGCTGCTGCTCGGCCCCGCCTTCGGCTATCTCTGCCCGCGCTTGCCGACGGACACGCCCGAGACCAAGGGCATCGCCTTCGCGGTCGGCGCCTTTGTGCTGATGATGCTGGTTGTCTTCATGTTCGGCGATCAAAGCACCTTCACCAGCGGCACGGGCTTTGGCGCGGTGGCCTGGATGCTGATCACCAACGTCGTGTTCGGCATTGTCATGGGCAACGTCTATGGCCGCCTGATCCAGCGGGACCGCCAGCGTGCCCGCGCGATGAGCGGCATGGCGGCGGCGCACTAA
- the gcvPB gene encoding aminomethyl-transferring glycine dehydrogenase subunit GcvPB, with amino-acid sequence MTSTMNTVGRPTTPNVVDHDYKHPTLTGGRGLLQDEKLIFEGEGWGKTGVDLPEPKTDASDLGDLVRRDPIGLPGLSEPEAMRHYVRLSQKNHAIDLAIYPLGSCTMKHNPRLNEKMARLPGFSDIHPLQPQSTVQGALELMDQLAHWLKTLTGMPAVALSPKAGAHGELCGLMAIRAAHEAKGEHAQRRKVLVPTSAHGTNPATAAFVGYSVVEVAQTEDGRVDVADLASKLGPDVAAIMVTNPNTCGLFERDILEISRLTHKAGAYFYCDGANFNAIVGRVRPGDLGVDAMHINLHKTFSTPHGGGGPGAGPVVLSEALAPFAPAPWVVSDGEGYQLIEREEGDAAQAFGRLCAFQGQMGMYVRALSYMMSHGSDGLRQVAEDAVLNANYIKARLSDLMSAAFPDGPCMHEALFDDEWLKGTEVTTLDFAKAMIDEGFHPMTMYFPLVVHGAMLIEPTETESKAELDRFIDAMRLLAQAALDTKDGPSDVERFKGAPFHAPLRRLDETRAARSPRLRWTAPEGSNQAA; translated from the coding sequence ATGACCAGCACCATGAACACCGTCGGCCGCCCGACCACGCCGAATGTAGTCGATCACGACTACAAGCACCCGACCCTGACGGGCGGGCGCGGCCTGTTGCAGGACGAAAAGCTGATCTTCGAGGGCGAGGGCTGGGGCAAGACCGGCGTCGACCTGCCGGAGCCGAAGACCGATGCGTCCGACTTGGGCGATCTCGTCCGGCGCGACCCGATCGGCCTGCCGGGTCTCAGCGAGCCCGAGGCGATGCGCCACTATGTGCGCCTGAGCCAGAAGAACCACGCCATCGACCTGGCCATCTATCCGCTGGGCTCGTGCACGATGAAGCACAACCCGCGCCTGAACGAGAAGATGGCGCGCTTGCCCGGCTTCTCCGACATCCACCCGCTGCAGCCCCAGTCGACGGTGCAGGGCGCGCTGGAGTTGATGGACCAGCTGGCGCACTGGCTGAAGACCCTGACCGGCATGCCCGCGGTGGCCCTGTCGCCCAAGGCCGGCGCGCACGGCGAGCTGTGCGGCCTGATGGCCATTCGCGCCGCGCATGAGGCCAAGGGCGAGCACGCCCAGCGCCGCAAGGTGCTGGTGCCCACCTCTGCGCACGGGACCAACCCGGCGACGGCCGCCTTTGTCGGCTATTCGGTGGTGGAGGTCGCACAGACCGAGGACGGCCGCGTCGATGTGGCCGACCTTGCCTCCAAGCTGGGGCCGGACGTGGCCGCCATCATGGTGACCAACCCGAACACCTGCGGCCTGTTCGAGCGCGACATCCTGGAGATCAGCCGGCTGACGCACAAGGCCGGCGCCTACTTCTACTGCGACGGGGCCAACTTCAACGCCATCGTCGGCCGGGTGCGCCCTGGCGACCTGGGCGTCGACGCCATGCACATCAACCTGCACAAGACCTTCTCGACGCCGCACGGCGGCGGCGGTCCGGGCGCAGGGCCGGTGGTGCTGTCCGAGGCCCTGGCGCCGTTCGCGCCCGCGCCCTGGGTCGTGTCGGACGGCGAGGGCTACCAGCTGATCGAACGCGAGGAAGGCGACGCCGCGCAGGCGTTCGGCCGTCTGTGCGCCTTCCAGGGCCAGATGGGCATGTATGTGCGCGCCCTGTCCTACATGATGAGCCATGGCTCGGACGGCCTGCGCCAGGTCGCCGAGGACGCGGTGCTGAACGCCAACTACATCAAGGCCCGGCTGTCGGACCTGATGAGCGCCGCCTTCCCCGACGGGCCGTGCATGCACGAGGCCCTGTTCGACGACGAGTGGCTGAAGGGCACCGAGGTCACCACGCTCGATTTCGCCAAGGCGATGATCGACGAAGGCTTCCACCCCATGACCATGTATTTTCCGCTGGTCGTGCACGGCGCCATGCTGATCGAGCCGACGGAGACGGAATCCAAGGCGGAGCTGGACCGGTTCATCGACGCCATGCGCCTGCTGGCCCAGGCGGCCCTGGACACCAAGGACGGCCCCAGCGACGTGGAGCGGTTCAAGGGCGCGCCTTTCCACGCGCCCCTGCGTCGCCTCGACGAGACGCGTGCGGCCCGCTCGCCGCGCCTGCGGTGGACCGCGCCGGAGGGCTCCAACCAGGCCGCGTGA
- the gcvPA gene encoding aminomethyl-transferring glycine dehydrogenase subunit GcvPA: MRYLPLTPDDRTAMLSAIGAQSIDDLFVDVPEAARLDGPVDLPRVQGELEVERALSAMAGKNATAGTTPFFCGGGAYKHHVPATVDHIIQRSEFLTSYTPYQPEIAQGTLQYLYEFQTQVANLTGMPVANASLYDGSTAMAEGVLMATRVTRRNKAVISGGVHPHYVKATETVVHAVGVETQALQPAIDAEAAVIEAIGPDTACVVVQTPNVFGTATDVSKIAEAAHAAGALLIVVVTEAVSMGLLKSPGEMGADIVAAEGQSIGNALNFGGPYVGLFATREKLIRQMPGRLTGETVDADGERGFVLTLSTREQHIRRDKATSNICTNSGLCTLAFTIHMSLLGEAGLRRLALLNHEKAVATCDALAAVPGVEVLTPRFFNEFAVRLPRNAAEVVEQLAEHRILAGVPYSRLNPEGGMDDVLLVAATETTLDADIKILAKMLEKVLAE, from the coding sequence ATGCGCTACCTCCCCCTGACGCCCGACGACCGTACGGCGATGCTGTCCGCCATCGGGGCCCAGTCGATCGACGACCTGTTCGTGGACGTGCCCGAGGCCGCGCGCCTGGACGGCCCCGTGGACCTGCCGCGCGTGCAGGGCGAGCTTGAGGTCGAGCGGGCGCTGTCGGCCATGGCGGGCAAGAACGCGACGGCGGGAACCACGCCCTTCTTCTGCGGCGGGGGCGCCTACAAGCACCATGTGCCGGCGACGGTGGATCACATCATCCAGCGATCGGAGTTCCTGACCAGCTACACCCCCTATCAGCCGGAAATCGCGCAAGGCACGCTGCAGTACCTGTACGAGTTCCAGACCCAGGTCGCGAACCTGACCGGCATGCCGGTGGCCAACGCCTCGCTGTATGACGGCTCGACCGCCATGGCCGAGGGCGTACTGATGGCGACGCGGGTGACGCGCCGCAACAAGGCGGTGATCTCGGGCGGGGTGCATCCGCACTACGTCAAGGCGACCGAGACGGTGGTGCATGCCGTGGGCGTAGAGACGCAGGCGCTCCAGCCCGCCATCGACGCCGAGGCCGCCGTGATCGAAGCCATCGGGCCGGACACCGCCTGCGTCGTCGTCCAGACCCCCAATGTCTTCGGCACGGCGACGGACGTGTCGAAGATCGCCGAAGCCGCCCACGCCGCCGGCGCCCTCTTGATCGTGGTGGTCACCGAGGCCGTGTCGATGGGCCTGCTGAAGTCACCGGGAGAGATGGGCGCCGACATTGTCGCGGCCGAGGGCCAGTCGATCGGCAACGCCCTGAACTTCGGCGGCCCCTATGTCGGCCTGTTCGCCACGCGCGAGAAGCTGATCCGCCAGATGCCCGGCCGCCTGACCGGCGAGACGGTGGACGCCGACGGCGAGCGGGGCTTTGTTCTGACCCTGTCGACGCGCGAGCAGCATATCCGCCGCGACAAGGCGACATCGAACATCTGCACCAACTCCGGCCTCTGCACCCTGGCCTTCACCATCCACATGAGCCTGTTGGGCGAGGCGGGCCTGCGTAGGCTGGCCCTGCTGAATCACGAAAAGGCGGTGGCGACGTGCGATGCGCTGGCGGCCGTTCCGGGCGTCGAGGTGCTGACCCCGCGCTTCTTCAACGAGTTCGCCGTCCGCCTGCCCAGGAACGCCGCCGAGGTGGTGGAGCAGCTGGCCGAGCACCGCATCTTGGCGGGCGTCCCCTACAGCCGCCTGAACCCTGAGGGGGGCATGGACGACGTGCTGCTGGTGGCCGCGACGGAGACGACGCTGGACGCCGACATCAAGATCCTGGCGAAGATGCTGGAGAAGGTGTTGGCGGAATGA
- the ispH gene encoding 4-hydroxy-3-methylbut-2-enyl diphosphate reductase, with amino-acid sequence MNLHVPPPSPRRPLHVRLATPRGFCAGVDRAIQIVERALEKYGAPVFVRHEIVHNRHVVERLKGLGAVFVKELDECPDDRPVVFSAHGVPKSVPATARSREMLFLDATCPLVSKVHVEAERHHAAGRHILLIGHAGHPEVVGTMGQLPPGAITLVETEEDAETVQRPGDAPLAYATQTTLSVDDTAGILAILKRRFPELPDPHKEDICYATTNRQEAVKRLGADCDLVLVVGSKNSSNSARLVEVAMRAGARDARLVDDASQVDWAWFDGVDTLGVTAGASAPEPLIEALIDAVRDRFDATVTEDDGARETVTFKLPRVLTA; translated from the coding sequence ATGAACCTCCACGTCCCGCCCCCATCGCCTCGCCGTCCGCTGCATGTGCGGCTGGCCACGCCGCGCGGCTTCTGCGCCGGGGTGGACCGGGCGATCCAGATCGTCGAGCGGGCGCTGGAGAAGTATGGCGCGCCCGTCTTCGTCCGGCACGAGATCGTCCACAACCGCCATGTGGTCGAGCGGCTGAAGGGCTTGGGCGCCGTTTTCGTCAAGGAACTGGACGAGTGCCCGGACGACCGCCCGGTGGTGTTCTCGGCGCACGGCGTGCCCAAGTCGGTGCCGGCGACCGCCCGCTCGCGCGAGATGCTGTTCCTGGACGCCACCTGCCCGCTGGTCTCCAAGGTCCATGTGGAGGCCGAGCGGCACCATGCGGCGGGGCGGCACATCCTGCTGATCGGCCATGCCGGCCATCCGGAAGTGGTCGGCACCATGGGCCAGCTGCCGCCCGGCGCCATCACCCTGGTCGAGACCGAAGAGGATGCGGAGACGGTTCAGCGGCCGGGCGACGCGCCTCTCGCCTACGCCACCCAGACCACGCTGTCGGTGGACGATACAGCCGGCATACTGGCGATCCTGAAGCGGCGTTTCCCCGAACTGCCGGACCCGCACAAGGAAGACATCTGCTACGCCACCACCAACCGGCAGGAGGCGGTGAAGCGGCTCGGCGCCGACTGCGACCTGGTGCTGGTGGTGGGGTCCAAGAACTCGTCCAACTCGGCGCGGCTGGTCGAGGTGGCGATGCGGGCGGGCGCGCGCGACGCCCGGCTGGTCGATGATGCGTCCCAGGTCGACTGGGCCTGGTTCGACGGTGTCGACACGCTGGGCGTCACCGCCGGCGCCTCAGCCCCCGAACCGCTGATCGAGGCGCTGATCGACGCCGTGCGCGACCGCTTCGACGCTACCGTGACCGAAGACGACGGCGCGCGCGAGACCGTGACCTTCAAGCTGCCGCGCGTTCTGACCGCCTAG
- a CDS encoding F0F1 ATP synthase subunit A, with product MADPIHQFQIQKIVDFPDVVLPVLGPVDLAITNSHLAMTIVFAVVVLFLTAVTSSPKVVPGRLQTAGEQMFGMIDNLTGSIIGHEGRRYFPFVFTLFALILGMNILGLLLTFTATSQLAITATFAALTIVLVIGVGFARNGLGFFKLFWPTSAPLVLRPIVGAIEFLSFLLRPVTLALRLFGNMLGGHVALKIFAGFVVSLGAYAFANGGIGLATLPVAGLSLAMVVALTALEFLVAFLQAFVFAVLTCIYLNDVVNLDHAH from the coding sequence ATGGCCGATCCGATTCATCAGTTTCAGATCCAGAAGATCGTCGACTTCCCCGACGTGGTCCTGCCCGTGCTCGGCCCGGTGGACCTGGCGATCACCAACTCGCACCTCGCCATGACCATCGTCTTCGCCGTGGTTGTGCTGTTCCTGACGGCAGTGACCTCGTCGCCCAAGGTGGTGCCGGGGCGCCTGCAGACGGCGGGCGAGCAGATGTTCGGCATGATCGACAACCTGACCGGCTCGATCATCGGCCACGAGGGGCGTCGCTACTTCCCGTTCGTCTTCACCCTGTTCGCCCTGATCCTGGGCATGAACATCCTGGGTCTGCTGCTGACCTTCACCGCCACCTCTCAGCTGGCCATCACCGCGACCTTCGCCGCCCTGACCATCGTGCTGGTGATCGGCGTCGGCTTTGCGCGCAACGGCCTGGGCTTCTTCAAGCTGTTCTGGCCGACCAGCGCGCCGCTGGTGCTGCGCCCGATCGTCGGCGCGATCGAGTTCCTGTCGTTCCTGCTGCGTCCGGTGACGCTGGCGCTTCGTCTGTTCGGCAACATGCTGGGCGGCCACGTCGCGCTGAAGATCTTCGCCGGCTTCGTGGTGTCGCTCGGCGCCTACGCCTTCGCCAATGGCGGCATCGGTCTGGCCACCCTGCCGGTGGCCGGCCTGTCGCTGGCCATGGTGGTCGCGCTGACCGCGCTGGAGTTCCTGGTGGCCTTCCTCCAGGCCTTTGTCTTTGCCGTTCTGACCTGCATCTACCTCAATGATGTGGTCAACCTGGACCACGCCCACTAA
- a CDS encoding AtpZ/AtpI family protein — protein MQESREEAIKRLTESASSLEARTAPQESADLAAHKVTGEAYKIIADLIGGVLVGLGLGFLADRFLGTTPWGIIGGVLLGFALSIYMARRTANRLMAQAKAAGVTAKPIPFEEAGEDEDR, from the coding sequence ATGCAGGAATCGCGCGAAGAGGCCATCAAGCGCCTCACCGAAAGCGCATCCTCGCTCGAGGCGCGCACCGCGCCGCAGGAGTCTGCGGATCTGGCCGCCCACAAGGTGACCGGGGAGGCCTACAAGATCATCGCCGACCTGATCGGCGGGGTGCTGGTGGGCCTGGGGCTGGGCTTTCTCGCGGACCGGTTCCTTGGAACCACTCCGTGGGGCATCATCGGCGGAGTCCTTCTGGGCTTCGCCTTGTCGATTTACATGGCGCGCCGCACGGCCAACCGGCTGATGGCGCAGGCGAAGGCGGCGGGGGTCACGGCAAAGCCGATCCCGTTCGAGGAAGCCGGGGAAGACGAGGACCGATAG
- a CDS encoding F0F1 ATP synthase subunit B, producing MPAFFDAHLYDLANAELWVGIGLLIFLGILVAAGVPKLAARALDAKALKIQSDLDEAARLRAEAEALLAQIRQEKAEAEAQAAEMMAQAEADARRMEAETKVRLEETLVRRQQMAERRIAQAEAQASAEVKAAAADLAARQAEAVLAARLAGQAKDPLVDQAIAQIGGRLN from the coding sequence ATGCCCGCCTTTTTCGACGCTCACCTCTATGACCTGGCCAACGCCGAACTGTGGGTCGGCATTGGTCTGCTGATCTTCCTCGGCATCCTGGTCGCCGCCGGCGTGCCCAAGCTGGCCGCGCGCGCCCTCGACGCCAAGGCCCTGAAGATCCAGTCCGACCTGGACGAGGCCGCCCGCCTGCGCGCCGAGGCCGAAGCCCTGCTGGCCCAGATCCGCCAGGAAAAGGCCGAAGCCGAGGCTCAGGCCGCCGAGATGATGGCTCAGGCCGAGGCCGACGCCCGCCGCATGGAGGCCGAGACCAAGGTCCGACTCGAGGAAACCCTGGTTCGCCGCCAGCAGATGGCCGAGCGGCGCATCGCCCAGGCGGAAGCGCAGGCCTCGGCGGAGGTCAAGGCCGCCGCCGCTGACCTGGCCGCCAGGCAGGCCGAGGCCGTTCTCGCCGCGCGTCTGGCCGGACAGGCCAAGGACCCGCTGGTCGACCAGGCCATTGCTCAGATCGGCGGCCGCCTGAACTGA
- a CDS encoding PGPGW domain-containing protein, producing MAAGLVVVLLGVLIAPLPGPGGIPVIALGLVLILRSSFWAKRQFIRAQHARPRWVYPFRRLLRKKPEFAPVFWQSALRTERMMLRRTHRRLIRTRKGLRRYGRKVFR from the coding sequence ATGGCGGCCGGGTTGGTGGTGGTTCTGCTGGGGGTGCTGATCGCGCCCCTGCCGGGTCCAGGCGGCATTCCGGTGATCGCGCTGGGGCTGGTGCTGATTCTGCGCAGCTCCTTCTGGGCCAAGCGCCAGTTCATCCGCGCCCAGCATGCGCGGCCGCGCTGGGTGTATCCGTTTCGTCGATTGCTGCGAAAGAAGCCGGAGTTCGCCCCGGTCTTCTGGCAGTCCGCGCTGCGGACAGAGCGGATGATGCTGCGCCGCACACATCGCCGTTTGATCCGCACCCGCAAGGGTTTGCGTCGCTATGGCCGGAAGGTCTTCCGCTGA